One Apostichopus japonicus isolate 1M-3 chromosome 7, ASM3797524v1, whole genome shotgun sequence genomic region harbors:
- the LOC139969859 gene encoding GRIP and coiled-coil domain-containing protein 1-like, giving the protein MHRSQTKELLETIENQKEQITRYEVRLRDIVHAYKSLVKEKEALEASFKVLSTASQSNPEKSISKSASREDFAKEQEGAEDGQEQEEDDNAERDNEMKQQIATLSSSMATLTAEKSKMEASFQADKKKIRQETEEIMQRFTEEKSNLEEMVKNMESQLTDARNRLRSQQQEREQEHVNHALMLRELQTLLALERTEKDRLDDQIGELEETLALVRAEPDKSHIYEQQIKKLSVELESVQRKFIAAQEEAAKPPPLLLQLQKDMAEMKAQHRIQVEMEQQKSREADERLKRARALEEERVTALEAKLAELSEVVGSNDRVRQQDQLAIQKLKERITQLDMENTALARAANSNNTVNVEESTDPAEIKEGILKLKGLLKIAIEKSEKPVDIDDIGSWEDETSREQNPNHKACQQELRQLKDEFERYKLRAQTVIRNRNVKDTTSNKEQEELQAQMNEYKERVGILRQQLDDEEQNHRETKQAMEGQLMKQKELNKQQLCQAEGEFKQKIADLEHQVGKQRDRTMALLVDKDKEVDHLKQQVSQYTGRTYGDEGQIPRQLSSDSVFSSDTLGAEAPVTKETEQMVSQLILNPATQLVANSGTSLLHYAEEQARREVQLTTIKRQKQQLETALRQLQDKHSSSTEKHAEEMEALQEEVERWKRNRSREGTNLEYLKNVVLNYLLTDSISGKKRMFNAISTILHFSPREKENVMKKTSSAWWSGM; this is encoded by the exons ATGCATCGGAGTCAAACCAAGGAATTATTGGAGACGATTGAGAATCAGAAAGAGCAGATTACCAGATATGAAGTACGATTAAGAG ATATTGTGCATGCTTACAAGTCTCTAGTGAAAGAGAAAGAGGCTCTAGAGGCTAGCTTTAAAGTCTTGAGTACTGCATCTCAGTCCAACCCAGAGAAAAGTATTTCAAAGTCTGCTTCCAGGGAGGACTTTGCAAAGGAACAAGAAGGCGCAGAAGATGGACAG GAGCAAGAAGAAGATGACAATGCAGAGAGAGATAATGAGATGAAGCAACAAATCGCTACTCTTTCCTCATCTATGGCTACCTTGACAGCTGAAAAATCCAAGATGGAGGCTAGTTTCCAAGCGGATAAGAAGAAAATTCGG CAAGAGACAGAGGAGATAATGCAGAGGTTTACAGAGGAGAAAAGCAACTTAGAGGAGATGGTTAAAAACATGGAAAGCCAGCTGACAGAT GCGAGGAATAGATTACGCAGTCAACAACAAGAACGTGAACAAGAGCACGTTAACCACGCATTGATGTTGAGGGAGCTGCAGACCCTGCTGGCTCTGGAACGCACAGAGAAGGACAGGTTAGATGATCAG ATTGGAGAATTAGAAGAGACTCTTGCCCTTGTCAGAGCTGAACCAGACAA ATCTCACATTTATGAGCAACAGATCAAGAAGCTTTCTGTTGAACTTGAATCAGTTCAGAGAAAGTTCATCGCTGCCCAAGAGGAAGCTGCCAAACCACCGCCTCTGCTCCTACAACTGCAGAAAGATATGGCTGAGATGAAG GCTCAGCACAGGATACAAGTTGAGATGGAGCAACAGAAATCAAGAGAGGCGGATGAGAGATTGAAGAGGGCGAGAGCCTTGGAGGAAGAAAGAGTGACTGCTTTAGAGGCTAAATTAGCAGAACTATCGGAAGTCGTGGGTAGCAATGACAGGGTACGACAACAAGACCAGCTTGCAATACA GAAATTGAAAGAACGTATCACTCAACTTGATATGGAGAACACTGCCCTCGCTCGAGCAGCGAACAGCAACAACACTGTCAACGTTGAAGAATCCACTGACCCTGCAGAAATAAAAGAAGGCATTCTAAAATTGAAAGGACTTTTAAAAATAGCCATCGAAAAATCAGAAAAACCGGTGGATATTGACG ATATTGGCAGCTGGGAGGATGAGACCAGCAGGGAGCAGAATCCTAACCACAAAGCCTGCCAACAGGAGCTGAGACAATTAAAGGATGAATTTGAAAGATACAAATTGAGGGCGCAGACTGTCATCAGGAATAGGAATGTCAAG GATACAACAAGCAATAAAGAACAAGAAGAATTACAAGCACAAATGAATGAATACAAGGAACGAGTGGGAATATTGAGACAACAACTCGACGACGAAGAGCAGAATCATCGAGAAACG AAACAAGCTATGGAAGGCCAATTGATGAAACAGAAGGAGCTTAATAAACAACAGCTGTGCCAGGCTGAAGGAGAATTTAAG CAAAAAATTGCTGATTTAGAGCATCAAGTGGGCAAACAGAGGGATCGAACGATGGCCTTACTCGTGGACAAAGATAAAGAAGTTGACCACTTAAAACAGCAGGTTAGCCAGTACACAGGAAGGACCTATGG TGATGAAGGTCAGATTCCACGACAGTTATCATCAGACTCCGTCTTCAGCAGTGATACTTTGGGAGCAGAGGCACCGGTTACCAAGGAAACGGAACAGATGGTCTCACAACTCATCTTAAACCCTGCTACTCAATTG GTTGCCAATAGCGGCACATCATTACTTCACTATGCAGAAGAACAAGCTAGAAGAGAAGTCCAACTCACGACAATCAAGAGACAGAAACAGCAATTAGAGACAGCCTTGAGACAACTACAAGACAAACATTCCTCTAGTACTGAGAAACATGCAGAGGAGATGGAAGCCCTACAGGAGGAGGTGGAGAGATGGAAGAGAAACAG ATCTCGAGAAGGCACTAACTTGGAATATCTGAAGAATGTTGTTTTAAATTACTTGCTTACTGACAGTATATCTGGAAAGAAGAGGATGTTTAATGCAATCTCCACCATACTTCACTTCAGTCCACGAGAG AAAGAAAATGTGATGAAGAAGACTTCCTCGGCTTGGTGGTCTGGGATGTAA
- the LOC139969862 gene encoding carbohydrate sulfotransferase 11-like: MVVFTRNNCFILTCSSVCISLVLVYYSRSSIGSMAGYGMAMSAERIEEIEQAAFSMAEKWNSDRKTRISQVCNRIRNDIPQLDAKSNANKHIIVDRKHRIMYCPVPKAACTTWKGFFFQLRWGKEPDADIHTQERTSLIHLMDLDPIERETVMKNYTKFLIVRHPFTRILSAYRNKLEPNGSYETTHADVTKKYYWRKNIGANILEMYRGKRIAKKMMKNPAKYDLTFREFVDYISNYKRKAKANDRHWKEVFEICFPCDIEYDFVAKVETLPQDTIYFLLSNGFSDHVTNYQGHATNSSSMTALTQFYNNLPIESIEALYQRYKFDFQLFDYDPRSFN; the protein is encoded by the exons atggtcgTCTTCACCAGGAACAACTGTTTTATCCTGACATGTTCAAGTGTTTGCATCTCCTTGGTTCTGGTTTACTATTCGCGGTCGTCCATCGGATCAATGGCAGGTTATGGAATGGCGATGTCTGCTGAACGAATCGAAGAA ATTGAACAAGCAGCCTTTTCAATGGCAGAAAAGTGGAACAGCGATCGCAAAACGAGAATAAGCCAAGTCTGTAATCGAATTCGTAACGACATACCTCAACTTGACGCAAAGTCTAATGCAAATAAACATATTATTGTAGACAGAAAGCACCGTATCATGTACTGTCCTGTACCAAAAGCTGCGTGCACCACTTGGAAAGGATTTTTCTTCCAATTACGGTGGGGAAAAGAACCTGATGCGGATATCCATACACAAGAGAGGACGAGCCTCATACATCTGATGGATTTAGATCCTATTGAGAGAGAAACGGTGatgaaaaattataccaaatttTTGATTGTACGTCATCCTTTCACGAGAATCTTGTCGGCCTACCGTAATAAGCTTGAACCAAATGGAAGCTATGAGACCACTCAtgctgatgtaactaaaaagtACTATTGGCGGAAAAACATTGGTGCGAACATTTTGGAAATGTACCGAGGGAAGAGAATCGCTAAGAAGATGATGAAGAATCCTGCGAAGTATGATTTAACTTTCAGAGAATTCGTAGATTATATTTCTAACTATAAGAGAAAAGCGAAGGCGAATGATCGACATTGGAAGGAAGTGTTTGAAATCTGTTTTCCATGTGATATCGAGTATGATTTCGTTGCAAAAGTTGAAACTCTTCCACAAGATACCATTTACTTTCTCCTTAGCAACGGGTTTTCGGATCATGTGACCAACTATCAGGGTCATGCAACTAATAGTTCATCTATGACAGCCTTGACACAGTTTTATAACAATCTACCCATAGAATCTATTGAGGCACTTTACCAGCGTTATAAATTTGATTTTCAGTTGTTTGACTATGATCCACGTAGCTTTAATTAG